The following are encoded in a window of Dysidea avara chromosome 4, odDysAvar1.4, whole genome shotgun sequence genomic DNA:
- the LOC136253164 gene encoding uncharacterized protein, with product MWVSGDINLPDINWEDNCVEGHQYSLTINNTFLEFLYDNGLSQIVDFPTRRSNILDIFVTNRPSLVESCESVGGISDHEVVLTKSMILAQLCPPARRRIYLWSKADFNHIRQSIQSLCEDFVITYPPTTPINILWNKFSDICTQCLNLIPTKWSTTKQKQPWITRQIKQLTRKKQRAYKRAHLTNSLSDWATYQDLKRLSQRECCSAFNNYVSSFIDENNNVTKKLWSFIKNRKQDRTGISTLEHQGTTYTDSLSKANVLAEYFSSVFTQEDTTNVPVLEGNPLPEIPPIHIHSDGVSQLLHTLKAHKAAGPNNLPSYFLKEVANVPLPFL from the coding sequence ATGTGGGTATCTGGAGATATTAACCTCCCAGATATCAACTGGGAAGACAACTGTGTTGAGGGTCACCAGTATTCCCTTACTATTAACAACACATTTCTTGAATTCCTTTACGATAATGGTCTCAGTCAAATTGTAGACTTTCCAACTAGGAGATCCAACATATTAGACATTTTTGTCACAAACAGACCTTCCTTGGTTGAATCTTGCGAAAGCGTTGGTGGTATCAGTGACCATGAAGTTGTACTTACGAAGTCCATGATATTAGCTCAACTATGTCCCCCTGCTAGGAGACGTATTTACTTATGGTCCAAAGCTGATTTCAATCATATTAGACAATCCATTCAGTCACTTTGCGAAGATTTTGTCATCACTTACCCACCCACTACTCCGATTAACATCTTATGGAATAAGTTTTCTGATATCTGTACACAATGTTTAAATCTGATACCAACTAAGTGGAGCACAACCAAACAAAAGCAACCTTGGATAACCAGACAAATCAAACAACTAACTCGCAAGAAGCAACGAGCATACAAACGTGCTCATTTAACCAACAGTCTAAGTGACTGGGCTACTTATCAAGACCTCAAAAGACTTTCTCAACGGGAATGTTGTTCAGcatttaataattatgtatcaagttttattgatgaaaataataatgttacaaagaaactttgGTCTTTTATTAAAAATAGAAAACAAGATCGTACTGGTATTAGTACACTTGAACACCAAGGAACAACTTACACCGACTCTTTGTCTAAAGCAAATGTTCTAGCTGAATATTTCTCATCGGTTTTTACACAAGAAGACACTACTAATGTACCAGTATTAGAAGGTAACCCTCTCCCTGAAATTCCACCGATTCACATACACTCTGACGGGGTATCTCAATTGCTTCACACCTTAAAGGCCCACAAAGCTGCAGGCCCAAACAATCTTCCATCTTATTTTCTCAAAGAGGTAGCAAATGTTCCCCTGCCCTTTCTATAA